Proteins encoded by one window of Dietzia sp. B32:
- a CDS encoding class I SAM-dependent methyltransferase: MLTADFDRLGVTPGMRAIDVGAGLGRHTFELYRRGANVTAFDQNADEMQQVSDMLAAMEAEGEGLPTSKGEAVTGDALDMPYEDATFDLVLISEVLEHVPEDTKAIAELVRILKPGGVAAVTVPREWPEKLCWKLSDAYHSNPGGHCRIYTAEELGFKLRAAGLEVTGTGFAHALHAPYWWLKCAVGTENDDHPLPKAYHKLLVWDLMKGPWITRTAEKVLNPVMGKSIVFYLRKPVEA, translated from the coding sequence ATGCTGACCGCTGATTTCGACCGTCTGGGGGTCACCCCCGGCATGCGAGCCATCGACGTGGGCGCCGGCCTCGGCCGCCACACCTTCGAGCTCTACCGGCGGGGCGCGAACGTCACCGCGTTCGATCAGAACGCCGATGAGATGCAGCAGGTCTCCGACATGCTCGCGGCCATGGAGGCCGAGGGCGAGGGGCTGCCCACCTCGAAGGGTGAGGCCGTCACCGGCGACGCGCTCGACATGCCGTACGAGGACGCCACCTTCGACCTGGTGCTCATCTCCGAGGTCCTCGAGCACGTGCCGGAGGACACCAAGGCCATCGCCGAGCTGGTACGGATCCTCAAGCCGGGCGGGGTCGCCGCGGTGACCGTGCCGCGCGAGTGGCCGGAGAAGCTGTGCTGGAAGCTGTCCGACGCCTACCACTCCAACCCGGGCGGGCACTGCCGGATCTACACCGCCGAGGAGCTGGGCTTCAAGCTCCGCGCCGCCGGTCTGGAGGTCACCGGCACCGGGTTCGCCCACGCGCTGCACGCCCCGTACTGGTGGCTCAAGTGCGCGGTGGGTACGGAGAACGACGACCACCCGCTGCCCAAGGCGTACCACAAGCTGCTCGTGTGGGACCTCATGAAGGGTCCCTGGATCACCCGCACCGCCGAGAAGGTCCTCAACCCGGTGATGGGCAAGTCCATCGTGTTCTACCTGCGCAAGCCCGTGGAGGCCTGA
- a CDS encoding glycosyltransferase family 4 protein yields the protein MRIALLSYRSKPHGGGQGVYVRHLSRELAALGHTVEVFSGQPYPELDPGPTLTEVPSLDLYNDADPFRTPHPREIRDLIDVLEVVTMWSAGFPEPRTFSMRAARTLRERLGDFDVVHDNQCLGSGLLDLEKAGFPVVATVHHPITRDRALAMKEAPLRKKITTWRWFGFLGMQMRVSRKLQEIITVSSNSAEDIASDFGVDPDRIVTIPLGVDTDRFHHRRVREPGRLVCVASADQPLKGVPILLRALAKVREEHPGVRLTLVSKLKRKGEAERLLEKLRLRDAVDLVSGVDDDELADLVGSAEIAVVPSMYEGFSLPAVEAMSSGCALVATRAGALPEVVGTDDSAARLVEPGDVDALAREISALLSDPGERARLSEGGRARVMERYSWAAVARRTVEVYDAAIARVRGEELPDLTAGPVLGPDQTEIDEHVTDDVPEVLPESGEYTIREQEDAAC from the coding sequence GTGCGGATCGCGCTGCTCTCGTACCGGAGCAAGCCACACGGCGGAGGCCAGGGCGTCTACGTCCGTCACCTCAGCCGTGAGTTGGCGGCACTCGGACACACGGTCGAGGTGTTCTCCGGTCAGCCCTACCCGGAACTCGACCCGGGCCCCACCCTGACCGAGGTCCCGAGCCTGGACCTGTACAACGACGCCGATCCGTTCCGCACCCCGCACCCGCGGGAGATCCGGGACCTCATCGACGTGCTCGAGGTGGTCACCATGTGGAGCGCCGGGTTCCCGGAGCCGCGGACGTTCAGTATGCGGGCCGCCCGCACGCTGCGTGAGCGGCTGGGGGACTTCGACGTGGTGCACGACAACCAGTGCCTGGGCTCCGGCCTGCTGGATCTGGAGAAGGCGGGCTTCCCGGTCGTGGCCACCGTGCACCACCCCATCACGCGGGACCGCGCACTGGCCATGAAAGAGGCCCCGCTGCGCAAGAAGATCACCACGTGGCGCTGGTTCGGTTTCCTGGGCATGCAGATGCGGGTCTCTCGCAAGCTGCAGGAGATCATCACGGTCTCCAGCAACTCCGCCGAGGACATCGCCTCCGACTTCGGTGTGGATCCGGACCGGATCGTCACCATCCCGCTGGGCGTGGACACCGACCGCTTCCATCACCGCCGCGTGCGCGAGCCCGGCCGTCTGGTGTGCGTTGCCAGCGCCGACCAGCCGCTCAAGGGCGTGCCGATCCTGCTACGCGCGCTGGCCAAGGTCCGCGAGGAGCACCCCGGCGTGCGCCTGACGCTGGTGTCGAAGCTCAAGCGCAAGGGTGAGGCGGAGCGACTGCTCGAGAAACTGCGCCTGCGGGACGCGGTGGACCTGGTGTCGGGGGTCGACGACGACGAGCTCGCCGATCTCGTCGGGTCGGCCGAGATCGCGGTCGTGCCGAGTATGTACGAGGGGTTCTCCCTGCCGGCGGTGGAGGCCATGTCCAGTGGGTGCGCACTCGTCGCGACCCGGGCCGGCGCCCTTCCCGAGGTCGTCGGGACCGACGACTCGGCGGCCCGCCTGGTCGAGCCGGGCGACGTCGACGCACTCGCCCGCGAGATCAGTGCGCTGCTGTCCGACCCCGGCGAGCGCGCCCGGCTCTCCGAGGGTGGCCGCGCCCGGGTCATGGAGCGCTACAGCTGGGCCGCGGTGGCCCGCCGGACCGTCGAGGTCTACGACGCCGCGATCGCCAGGGTCCGGGGCGAGGAGCTGCCGGACCTGACAGCCGGTCCGGTCCTCGGACCGGACCAGACAGAGATCGACGAGCACGTCACCGACGACGTGCCCGAGGTGCTCCCGGAGTCCGGCGAGTACACCATCCGTGAGCAGGAGGACGCCGCATGCTGA
- a CDS encoding LLM class F420-dependent oxidoreductase — protein sequence MEFGLTLFTSDRGIRPTTAAVAAERAGFSAFYVPEHTHIPVRRDAAHPGTGGAELPDERYCRTLDPWVALGAAAAVTSTIRLGTAVSIPVESDPITLAKTIASVDHLSDGRTVLGVGYGWNLDEMVDHNVPPKRRRTMLREYLEAMRELWTHDEAEYHGEFVDFGPSWAWPKTARTPGPLTLVGAAGNEKNFKWICRSADGWMTTPISQDITGSVRMLRELWAEAGREGEPYIVVLDGKPDPEKIETYRELGVHELVYGTPDRAEDEVLAYIDRLAGKLGLDALV from the coding sequence ATGGAATTCGGACTGACCCTGTTCACCAGTGACCGGGGCATTCGGCCCACCACGGCCGCCGTGGCGGCCGAGCGGGCAGGGTTCTCGGCGTTCTACGTGCCCGAGCACACCCACATCCCGGTGCGTCGCGATGCCGCGCACCCGGGTACCGGCGGCGCGGAACTCCCCGACGAGCGGTACTGCCGCACCCTGGATCCGTGGGTCGCACTGGGCGCCGCCGCTGCGGTGACGTCGACCATCCGGCTCGGGACAGCCGTCTCCATCCCGGTGGAGAGCGACCCCATCACGCTGGCCAAGACCATCGCCTCCGTCGATCACCTCTCCGACGGGCGCACCGTGCTCGGGGTGGGGTACGGGTGGAACCTCGACGAGATGGTCGACCACAACGTGCCGCCGAAGCGTCGTCGCACCATGCTGCGCGAGTACCTCGAGGCGATGCGCGAGCTCTGGACCCACGACGAGGCCGAGTACCACGGCGAGTTCGTGGACTTCGGGCCCAGCTGGGCCTGGCCCAAGACCGCCCGGACGCCGGGCCCGCTCACCTTGGTGGGAGCCGCGGGCAACGAGAAGAACTTCAAGTGGATATGCCGCAGTGCCGACGGCTGGATGACCACCCCGATCTCGCAGGACATCACCGGCAGCGTACGGATGCTGCGCGAGCTGTGGGCCGAGGCCGGCCGGGAGGGCGAACCCTACATCGTCGTCCTCGACGGGAAGCCGGACCCCGAGAAGATCGAGACCTACCGCGAGCTCGGTGTCCACGAGCTCGTCTACGGCACTCCCGACCGGGCCGAGGACGAGGTCCTGGCCTACATCGACCGCCTCGCCGGCAAACTCGGACTCGACGCCCTGGTCTGA
- a CDS encoding prenyltransferase, which produces MQTSNNGVTSQRPVPAVPGVLDADAVRATGEWIASVQKPNGEIPWFTGGHTDPWDHVESAMGLSVAGQWEAAERAYGFLRDTQRGDGSWPMKWQDGHVADGDVDSNFCAYVAVGVWHHHLVSARPGFLESMWPTVRRALDLVLTFQGPQGQMWWGAGPEGFCDEALVTGSSSIHHALRCGVAIAEELGGSAPDWDAAADRLGHALRAHPELFTPKDEFSMDWYYPVLAGVMVGEQAQARLDSRWDDFVVDGLGIRCVDHRPWVTGAETCELVLALEAAGRHEQALQQFTNMQHLRDSDGSYWTGLVFADGKRWPVELSTWTAAVMLLAADALSRTTPGNEIFRYVSDHTMQRLRSQPGDPADCVAGEVCPPAAVVR; this is translated from the coding sequence GTGCAGACGTCCAACAACGGAGTCACCAGCCAGCGTCCGGTCCCGGCCGTCCCGGGGGTCCTCGACGCCGACGCGGTCCGCGCGACCGGCGAGTGGATCGCCTCGGTGCAGAAGCCCAACGGTGAGATCCCGTGGTTCACCGGCGGTCACACCGACCCGTGGGATCACGTGGAGTCCGCGATGGGACTGTCCGTCGCCGGGCAGTGGGAGGCCGCCGAGCGGGCGTACGGGTTCCTCCGGGACACCCAGCGGGGCGACGGGTCCTGGCCGATGAAGTGGCAGGACGGACACGTCGCCGATGGCGACGTCGACTCCAACTTCTGTGCGTACGTCGCGGTGGGCGTGTGGCACCACCATCTGGTGAGCGCCAGGCCCGGATTCCTCGAGTCGATGTGGCCGACGGTGCGCCGGGCGCTCGACCTGGTACTGACGTTCCAGGGTCCCCAGGGGCAGATGTGGTGGGGCGCCGGGCCGGAGGGGTTCTGCGACGAGGCGCTCGTCACCGGCTCGTCCAGCATCCACCACGCGCTGCGCTGCGGCGTCGCGATAGCCGAGGAGCTCGGCGGGAGCGCCCCGGACTGGGACGCGGCCGCCGACAGGTTGGGCCACGCACTGCGCGCCCACCCTGAGCTCTTCACGCCCAAGGACGAGTTCTCGATGGACTGGTACTACCCGGTCCTGGCCGGCGTGATGGTCGGGGAGCAGGCCCAGGCGCGCCTGGACTCCCGGTGGGACGACTTCGTGGTGGACGGCCTCGGCATCCGCTGTGTCGACCACCGACCGTGGGTCACCGGGGCCGAGACGTGTGAGCTGGTGCTCGCACTCGAGGCGGCCGGGCGGCACGAGCAGGCGCTACAGCAGTTCACCAACATGCAGCATCTCCGCGACTCGGACGGTTCCTATTGGACCGGGCTCGTCTTTGCCGACGGCAAGCGGTGGCCGGTCGAGCTGAGCACGTGGACCGCGGCGGTCATGTTGTTGGCCGCGGATGCGCTCTCCCGCACGACGCCGGGCAACGAGATCTTCCGCTACGTGTCGGACCACACCATGCAGAGGCTACGGTCGCAGCCGGGGGATCCGGCCGACTGCGTGGCGGGCGAGGTCTGCCCACCCGCCGCCGTCGTGCGCTAG
- a CDS encoding SDR family NAD(P)-dependent oxidoreductase: MDTSAPAAPVVVITGAGGGLGAATTALYASRGWHVVAVDLRAPSGGDRITPVAADVTDTASLTALADRVRAEHGRLDVVVTFAGVLGIGPLAETDPDRVQQVLDVNVMGTVRTVHALWDLLRETRGRVVLISSETGPQHGMPMNGAYAMSKHAVEAYGDALRRELMFLGLDVVLVQPGPFRTGMTASIRRRFQESTAPGSPFAAMAAVMGEMAAGEDDKATDPSVLAEAVWTAGTTARPRRRYAVRWDLGRRLLDHLPVAVVDKALVLALGGKINAKKLELRREAVDARAEMSEVIE, from the coding sequence ATGGACACCAGCGCTCCCGCCGCCCCCGTCGTCGTCATCACCGGAGCCGGAGGCGGCCTCGGGGCAGCCACCACCGCGCTCTACGCCTCCCGGGGTTGGCACGTCGTGGCCGTCGACCTCCGGGCGCCGTCCGGCGGGGACCGCATCACGCCCGTCGCCGCCGACGTCACCGACACCGCCTCGCTCACCGCGCTGGCCGACAGGGTCCGCGCCGAGCACGGCCGTCTCGACGTGGTCGTCACCTTCGCGGGCGTCCTGGGGATCGGACCGCTGGCCGAGACCGACCCGGACCGGGTCCAGCAGGTCCTGGACGTCAACGTCATGGGCACCGTGCGCACCGTCCACGCCCTGTGGGACCTGCTCCGCGAGACCCGGGGGAGGGTGGTGCTCATCAGCTCCGAGACCGGCCCCCAGCACGGCATGCCGATGAACGGCGCCTACGCCATGAGCAAGCACGCGGTCGAGGCCTACGGTGACGCCCTGCGGCGCGAGCTGATGTTCCTCGGTCTGGACGTGGTGCTCGTCCAACCGGGGCCGTTCCGCACCGGGATGACCGCCTCGATCCGGCGGCGCTTCCAGGAATCCACCGCCCCCGGTTCGCCCTTCGCCGCGATGGCCGCGGTGATGGGGGAGATGGCCGCCGGTGAGGACGACAAGGCCACCGACCCGTCCGTGCTCGCCGAGGCCGTGTGGACCGCCGGCACCACCGCGCGTCCCCGCCGCCGCTACGCCGTGCGATGGGACCTCGGCCGACGTCTCCTGGACCACCTGCCGGTGGCGGTGGTGGACAAGGCGCTAGTCCTGGCGCTGGGCGGGAAGATCAACGCCAAGAAACTGGAGCTGCGCCGCGAGGCCGTCGACGCGAGGGCCGAGATGAGCGAGGTCATCGAATGA
- a CDS encoding DNA-directed RNA polymerase subunit beta' produces MQDVNYFDELVISLATAEDIRNWSYGEVKKPETINYRTLKPEKEGLFCEKIFGPTRDWECYCGKYKRVRFKGIICERCGVEVTRAKVRRERMGHIELAAPVTHIWYFKGVPSRLGYLLDLAPKDLDKIIYFAAYVITGVDTELRHNELSTLEAQVLEERKIIEDERDSDIEARAKKLEADLAELEAEGAKADQRRKVKDGGEKEMKKIRESAQRELDRLDEIWTTFTKLDVNQIIVDEGIYRELEDRFGEYFEGGMGAEAIQSLLLNFDLAAEAESLREIIRNGKGQKKIRALKRLKVVSAFLQSGNHPAAMVLGAVPVIPPELRPMVQLDGGRFATSDLNDLYRRVINRNNRLKRLMDLGAPEIIVNNEKRMLQESVDALFDNGRRGRPVTGPGNRPLKSLSDLLKGKQGRFRQNLLGKRVDYSGRSVIVVGPQLQLHQCGLPKLMALELFKPFVMKRLVDLNHAQNIKSAKRMVERQRDQVWDVLEEVIAEHPVMLNRAPTLHRLGIQAFEPQLVEGKAIQLHPLVCEAFNADFDGDQMAVHLPLSAEAQAEARILMLASNNILSPASGRPLAMPRLDMVTGLYYLTRLDEGATGSYTPAEKDTPATGVYSTASEAIMAVDLGVLDIHAPIQVRLSHQRPSAEIEAEQFPEGWTPGQEWIAETTLGRVLFNELLPADYPFVNEQMPKKRQAVIINDLAERYPMIVVAQTVDKLKDTGFYWATRSGVTIAMSDVLVPPAKKEILASYDAKAARLESQFDLGKITDEERKSDLVKLWQEATDEIGQAMEANYPDSNPIPTIVKSGAAGNMTQIRSLAGMKGLVTRPNGEFIPQPIKSSFREGLTVLEYFMNTHGARKGLADTALRTADSGYLTRRLVDVSQDVIVRETDCGTSKGVETTIARPVMDAHGKSTGVLERDEHVETSTFARTLAEDAVDSDGNVVVAAGTDLGDPNIEALINAGVEKVKVRSVLTCTTGTGVCATCYGRSMATGLLVDIGEAVGIVAAQSIGEPGTQLTMRTFHQGGVGDDITGGLPRVQELFEARVPKGKAPIAEEAGRIRLEEEERFYTITIVPDNGADEIVYEKLSKRQGLAHVTLEDGSSRPIADGDHLERGQALLEGPADPHEVLAILGPNGVQKFLVDEVQKVYRAQGVSIHDKHLEVIVRQMMRRVAINDSNSTEFLPGALVERAELTAENRRVLTEGGSPASARPVLMGITKASLATDSWLSAASFQETTRVLTDAAINKRSDKLVGLKENVIIGKLIPAGTGINRYRNSTVEPTEEARAAAYSIPDYGDGFYGPEDGFGDATGASVRLDDLGY; encoded by the coding sequence GTGCAGGACGTCAACTACTTCGACGAGCTGGTCATCAGCCTCGCGACGGCCGAGGACATCCGTAACTGGTCCTACGGCGAGGTCAAGAAGCCGGAGACCATCAACTACCGCACCCTCAAGCCGGAGAAGGAGGGCCTGTTCTGCGAGAAGATCTTCGGCCCCACCCGGGACTGGGAGTGCTACTGCGGCAAGTACAAGCGCGTGCGCTTCAAGGGGATCATCTGTGAGCGCTGCGGCGTCGAGGTGACCCGCGCCAAGGTGCGCCGCGAGCGGATGGGCCACATCGAGCTGGCCGCGCCCGTGACCCACATCTGGTACTTCAAGGGCGTCCCGTCACGCCTGGGCTACCTGCTGGACCTGGCGCCCAAGGATCTCGACAAGATCATCTACTTCGCCGCCTACGTCATCACCGGTGTCGACACCGAGCTGCGTCACAACGAGCTCAGCACCCTCGAGGCCCAGGTCCTCGAGGAGCGCAAGATCATCGAGGACGAGCGCGACTCCGACATCGAGGCCCGGGCGAAGAAGCTCGAGGCCGATCTCGCCGAGCTCGAGGCCGAGGGCGCCAAGGCCGACCAGCGCCGCAAGGTCAAGGACGGCGGCGAGAAGGAGATGAAGAAGATCCGCGAGTCGGCCCAGCGCGAGCTGGACCGCCTCGACGAGATCTGGACCACCTTCACCAAGCTCGACGTCAACCAGATCATCGTCGACGAGGGCATCTACCGTGAGCTCGAGGACCGCTTCGGCGAGTACTTCGAGGGCGGCATGGGTGCCGAGGCGATCCAGTCGCTGCTGCTGAACTTCGACCTCGCCGCAGAGGCCGAGTCGCTGCGCGAGATCATCCGCAACGGCAAGGGCCAGAAGAAGATCCGCGCCCTCAAGCGCCTCAAGGTCGTCTCCGCGTTCCTGCAGTCGGGCAACCACCCGGCCGCGATGGTGCTCGGGGCGGTCCCGGTGATCCCGCCGGAGCTGCGTCCGATGGTCCAGCTCGACGGTGGCCGGTTCGCCACCTCGGACCTCAACGACCTCTACCGTCGTGTGATCAACCGCAACAACCGTCTCAAGCGACTGATGGACCTCGGCGCCCCCGAGATCATCGTCAACAACGAGAAGCGGATGCTGCAGGAGTCCGTCGACGCACTGTTCGACAACGGTCGTCGAGGCCGGCCCGTCACGGGCCCGGGCAACCGCCCGCTCAAGTCGCTGTCGGACCTCCTCAAGGGCAAGCAGGGCCGGTTCCGCCAGAACCTGCTCGGCAAGCGTGTCGACTACTCCGGCCGTTCGGTCATCGTGGTCGGTCCGCAGCTGCAGCTGCACCAGTGTGGTCTCCCCAAGCTGATGGCGCTCGAGCTGTTCAAGCCGTTCGTCATGAAGCGTCTGGTCGACCTCAACCACGCGCAGAACATCAAGTCCGCCAAGCGCATGGTCGAGCGTCAGCGCGACCAGGTGTGGGACGTGCTCGAAGAGGTCATCGCCGAGCACCCGGTGATGCTCAACCGTGCACCGACCCTGCACCGCCTCGGCATCCAGGCGTTCGAGCCGCAGCTCGTCGAGGGTAAGGCCATCCAGCTGCACCCGCTCGTGTGTGAGGCCTTCAACGCCGACTTCGACGGTGACCAGATGGCCGTGCACCTCCCGCTGTCCGCGGAGGCGCAGGCCGAGGCGCGCATCCTCATGCTCGCCTCGAACAACATCCTGTCGCCGGCCTCGGGTCGCCCGCTCGCCATGCCCCGTCTGGACATGGTGACCGGCCTGTACTACCTGACCCGTCTGGACGAGGGCGCCACCGGTTCGTACACGCCGGCGGAGAAGGACACGCCGGCCACCGGCGTGTACTCGACCGCGTCGGAGGCCATCATGGCCGTCGACCTGGGTGTGCTGGACATCCACGCCCCGATCCAGGTGCGGTTGTCCCATCAGCGCCCCAGCGCCGAGATCGAGGCGGAGCAGTTCCCGGAGGGCTGGACCCCCGGCCAGGAGTGGATCGCCGAGACCACCCTCGGGCGTGTGCTGTTCAACGAGCTGCTCCCGGCGGACTACCCGTTCGTCAACGAGCAGATGCCCAAGAAGCGTCAGGCCGTCATCATCAACGACCTGGCCGAGCGCTACCCGATGATCGTCGTGGCGCAGACGGTGGACAAGCTCAAGGACACGGGCTTCTACTGGGCCACCCGCTCGGGTGTCACCATCGCCATGTCCGACGTGTTGGTCCCGCCGGCGAAGAAGGAGATCCTCGCCTCGTACGACGCCAAGGCCGCGCGCCTGGAGTCGCAGTTCGACCTGGGCAAGATCACCGACGAGGAGCGCAAGTCGGACCTGGTCAAGCTGTGGCAGGAGGCCACCGACGAGATCGGTCAGGCCATGGAGGCCAACTACCCGGACTCCAACCCGATCCCGACCATCGTTAAGTCGGGCGCGGCGGGCAACATGACCCAGATCCGCTCGCTGGCGGGCATGAAGGGTCTGGTGACGCGTCCGAACGGCGAGTTCATCCCGCAGCCCATCAAGTCCTCGTTCCGCGAGGGCCTGACGGTGCTCGAGTACTTCATGAACACGCACGGTGCGCGTAAGGGTCTGGCCGACACCGCCCTGCGTACGGCCGACTCCGGCTACCTGACGCGACGTCTGGTCGACGTCTCGCAGGACGTCATCGTCCGCGAGACCGACTGTGGCACCTCGAAGGGCGTGGAGACGACCATCGCCCGTCCGGTCATGGACGCCCACGGCAAGTCGACGGGTGTCCTCGAGCGCGACGAGCACGTCGAGACCTCGACGTTCGCCCGGACCCTCGCGGAGGACGCGGTCGACTCCGACGGCAACGTCGTCGTCGCCGCCGGCACCGACCTCGGTGACCCGAACATCGAGGCGCTCATCAACGCCGGCGTGGAGAAGGTCAAGGTCCGCTCGGTCCTGACCTGCACCACCGGCACGGGTGTCTGCGCGACCTGCTACGGCCGCTCGATGGCCACCGGCCTGCTGGTGGACATCGGCGAGGCCGTCGGCATCGTCGCCGCCCAGTCGATCGGTGAGCCGGGTACCCAGCTCACGATGCGTACGTTCCACCAGGGTGGCGTCGGTGACGACATCACCGGTGGTCTGCCGCGTGTCCAGGAGCTGTTCGAGGCCCGCGTGCCCAAGGGCAAGGCGCCGATCGCCGAGGAGGCGGGCCGCATCCGCCTCGAGGAGGAGGAGCGGTTCTACACCATCACGATCGTGCCCGACAACGGCGCGGACGAGATCGTGTACGAGAAGCTGTCCAAGCGTCAGGGCCTGGCCCACGTCACGCTGGAGGACGGTTCGTCCCGCCCGATCGCGGACGGCGACCACCTCGAGCGCGGGCAGGCACTCCTCGAGGGCCCGGCCGATCCGCACGAGGTCCTGGCCATCCTCGGCCCCAACGGTGTGCAGAAGTTCCTCGTCGACGAGGTGCAGAAGGTCTACCGTGCGCAGGGCGTGTCGATCCACGACAAGCACCTCGAGGTCATCGTCCGCCAGATGATGCGCCGTGTCGCGATCAACGACTCGAACAGCACCGAGTTCCTGCCCGGTGCACTCGTCGAGCGTGCCGAGCTCACTGCGGAGAACCGTCGCGTCCTCACCGAGGGCGGTTCGCCGGCCTCGGCGCGCCCGGTCCTCATGGGCATCACCAAGGCCTCGCTGGCCACGGACTCGTGGCTCTCGGCGGCCTCCTTCCAGGAGACCACCCGCGTGCTCACCGACGCCGCCATCAACAAGCGGTCGGACAAGCTCGTGGGCCTCAAGGAGAACGTCATCATCGGTAAGCTCATCCCGGCGGGTACCGGTATCAACCGCTACCGCAACTCGACGGTCGAGCCCACCGAGGAGGCCCGCGCCGCCGCCTACTCCATCCCGGATTACGGCGACGGCTTCTACGGCCCCGAGGACGGCTTCGGTGACGCCACCGGCGCCTCGGTCCGCCTGGACGACCTGGGCTACTGA